The Chthoniobacterales bacterium genome includes a window with the following:
- a CDS encoding NAD(P)/FAD-dependent oxidoreductase — translation MNFETFPETANYDVVVIGGALSGGATATLLLRHNPGIRVLIVEKSEKLSRRVGEATVEVSGYFFCRVLGMTQYLNENHLVKQGLRFWFANDEVESLGEASELGAKYLSRIPSFQLDRAAFDEEVLRRAGEAGAVIVRPAMVSKVQLQPGGEQTMEVRHKDQTQMVTTRWIVDASGVAAVLARKEGWWKSNTEHPTAAAWARWKGVKDWDSRELALKFPEWSKAVYGMRNTATNHAIGDGWWSWWIPLKGGDVSVGIVFDQRLVDFPSEGGKIGDRLKTFLMKHPVGKEMLEHAEYNEEDQHWRRNLAYYSTTFCGDGFVLVGDAAAFMDPFYSPGMDWVAFTSSSAANLITEQRKGMNTAETYERYNRDFSVSHRRWFTSLYKDKYEYMAEYDLMSMAFNMDLSLYYWGVVEGPFNRGETALFAPPFSPPSGRIFSALMSTYNRRFAKIARLRRKEGRLGKMNRLNRFLIPGFKLNRGNMLTFIPMLVKWAALEVREGWRSWGGEDPMPISAAETVAQTPS, via the coding sequence ATGAATTTTGAAACATTTCCCGAGACAGCGAATTACGATGTCGTCGTCATCGGCGGCGCTCTGTCCGGCGGGGCCACGGCGACGCTCCTCCTGCGGCACAATCCGGGGATTCGCGTCCTGATCGTGGAGAAATCGGAGAAACTCTCCCGCCGCGTGGGCGAGGCGACGGTGGAGGTGAGCGGGTATTTTTTCTGCCGCGTGCTCGGGATGACGCAATACCTGAACGAGAATCATCTGGTGAAACAGGGTCTGCGTTTCTGGTTTGCCAATGACGAGGTGGAGTCGCTCGGCGAGGCCAGCGAACTGGGCGCGAAATATCTCTCGCGGATTCCCTCGTTTCAGTTGGATCGCGCCGCGTTTGACGAGGAAGTGCTGCGCCGCGCGGGTGAGGCCGGGGCGGTGATTGTGCGTCCGGCGATGGTCTCGAAAGTGCAGCTCCAGCCCGGTGGCGAGCAGACGATGGAGGTCCGCCATAAGGATCAAACTCAAATGGTGACCACTCGCTGGATCGTCGATGCCTCGGGTGTGGCCGCAGTTTTGGCGCGGAAAGAAGGTTGGTGGAAATCGAACACGGAGCATCCGACAGCGGCGGCGTGGGCGCGCTGGAAAGGGGTGAAGGATTGGGACAGCCGCGAGCTGGCGCTGAAATTTCCCGAGTGGTCGAAGGCCGTTTACGGAATGCGCAACACGGCGACGAATCACGCCATCGGCGACGGCTGGTGGAGCTGGTGGATTCCGCTGAAAGGCGGCGACGTGAGCGTGGGAATCGTGTTTGACCAGCGGCTGGTGGACTTCCCCAGCGAGGGCGGAAAAATCGGCGACCGGCTGAAGACGTTTCTCATGAAACATCCCGTCGGCAAAGAGATGCTGGAGCACGCGGAATACAACGAGGAAGACCAGCATTGGCGGCGGAATCTGGCGTATTACAGCACGACTTTTTGCGGCGATGGGTTTGTGCTGGTTGGAGACGCGGCGGCGTTCATGGATCCCTTTTACAGTCCCGGAATGGACTGGGTCGCCTTCACCAGCAGCAGCGCGGCGAACCTGATCACGGAGCAGCGCAAAGGCATGAACACGGCGGAGACTTACGAGCGTTACAACCGCGATTTTTCGGTGAGTCACCGCCGCTGGTTCACGTCGCTCTACAAGGACAAATACGAGTACATGGCCGAATACGACCTGATGAGCATGGCCTTTAACATGGACCTCAGCCTTTACTATTGGGGCGTGGTCGAGGGGCCGTTTAACCGGGGCGAGACGGCTCTCTTTGCGCCGCCGTTTTCACCACCGAGCGGGAGGATTTTTTCGGCCTTGATGAGCACTTACAACCGGCGTTTTGCGAAGATCGCCCGCCTCCGCCGCAAGGAAGGACGGCTCGGAAAAATGAACCGGCTGAATCGGTTTCTGATCCCCGGCTTCAAGCTGAACCGCGGCAACATGCTGACTTTCATTCCGATGTTAGTCAAATGGGCCGCGCTGGAAGTCCGCGAAGGCTGGCGCAGTTGGGGCGGCGAGGACCCGATGCCTATTTCAGCAGCAGAAACTGTTGCGCAAACTCCTTCGTAA
- a CDS encoding DUF1501 domain-containing protein, with product MNNDSNFSLQSRRQFLTRLGLGAAATWTLPIFLDQTFGALENAAPTLTQALTGKDSPILVVLQLAGGNDGLNTLIPYSDDNYHRVRPHIGVAPEKILRLDDHLGLHPNLTGLKTLHDEGLLTTIQGVGYPNPNRSHFRSTEIWQTASDANISEKHGWLGRYFDNACQGCDPTVGVSLSNEMPQAFTAATPTGICLPTNNRRLNDKGEEEEMEAGGSSIDMLGGGSRSKLSPLDYLKRTSLDGKMSNKKISAILQKIPAPLGFPNNELGQQFSTISRLIAGELPTRVYYLSLGGFDTHNNQQPTHERLMGTLSSSITAFVREMQRQGNYQRVMLLTFSEFGRRVAENASGGTDHGTAAPMFLTGGAIAPGVHGKAPSLTDLDHGDLKYTTDFRSIYATVLDKWLKTDSRKVLQGKFAMQDFVKA from the coding sequence ATGAACAACGACTCCAACTTTTCCCTGCAATCGCGCCGTCAGTTTCTCACGCGGCTCGGGCTCGGTGCCGCCGCCACGTGGACGCTCCCGATTTTTCTGGACCAGACTTTTGGCGCATTGGAGAACGCCGCGCCGACTCTTACCCAGGCGCTCACGGGCAAGGATTCTCCCATTCTCGTCGTGCTCCAGCTCGCCGGCGGTAACGACGGACTCAACACGCTCATTCCTTACTCCGACGACAACTATCATCGCGTCCGTCCACACATCGGAGTTGCACCCGAAAAAATTCTCCGTCTCGACGATCATCTCGGGCTTCATCCGAATCTAACTGGACTGAAAACGCTCCACGACGAGGGACTTCTAACCACGATCCAAGGCGTTGGTTATCCGAATCCGAATCGCTCCCACTTTCGCTCCACGGAAATCTGGCAGACGGCCTCCGATGCTAACATCAGCGAGAAACACGGCTGGCTCGGGCGCTACTTCGACAACGCCTGCCAGGGTTGCGATCCGACCGTCGGCGTGAGTCTGTCGAACGAGATGCCGCAAGCCTTCACCGCCGCGACTCCGACGGGCATCTGCCTGCCGACTAATAATCGTAGGCTGAATGACAAGGGCGAAGAGGAGGAGATGGAGGCAGGCGGGAGTTCCATTGATATGTTAGGAGGCGGATCGCGCTCGAAGCTGAGTCCGCTCGATTACCTCAAGCGCACCAGCCTCGATGGAAAAATGAGCAACAAAAAAATCAGCGCCATTCTCCAGAAAATCCCCGCTCCATTGGGTTTTCCTAACAACGAGCTGGGCCAGCAATTCAGCACGATCTCGCGCCTCATCGCCGGCGAATTGCCGACGCGCGTTTACTATTTGAGTCTGGGCGGATTCGACACGCACAACAATCAGCAGCCAACCCACGAGCGACTGATGGGCACGCTTTCCAGTTCCATCACGGCCTTTGTTCGCGAGATGCAGCGCCAGGGAAATTATCAGCGCGTGATGTTGCTAACCTTCTCCGAGTTTGGCCGCCGCGTTGCGGAAAATGCCAGCGGCGGCACCGATCACGGAACGGCCGCGCCGATGTTCCTCACCGGTGGCGCGATTGCTCCCGGCGTGCATGGAAAAGCGCCAAGCCTGACCGATCTCGACCACGGCGATTTGAAATACACGACCGACTTCCGTTCGATTTACGCGACAGTTTTGGACAAATGGCTGAAGACGGATTCGCGCAAAGTTCTCCAGGGAAAATTCGCCATGCAGGACTTCGTGAAAGCCTAG
- a CDS encoding NAD(P)/FAD-dependent oxidoreductase, which translates to MPVTSDSDEKWDVIVIGGGPAGSTAATTLAQAGRRVLVLEKAKFPRFHVGESLLPYNRRIFEDLGVWEKIAAAGFTKKRAAQFVMGNGTRRNRLDFSKGSFTKYPEAVQVERAKFDDILLHHSREAGAVVREESIVLEHRVEKDRVVIRYRSADAIEHEVTAPYLIDASGLTNFTANRESLREYYATHKKLAIFSHFAGLDMPDGEEAGDILIVRREASWCWLIPLAPNKTSVGLVIDAADFKALGKTPQEVFDDAVASTPAVERHFKNAEMLEPLHVITDFSYKNETLVSPRVVRVGDSSGFIDPMFSSGVLLAMTSAQQGARAVNSALKTGQALTSEMKRYEKDNRKRIAIYWEFIENFYKLHFAQIFFQPYNRWRMVCSINAVLAGCTDLSFAVWWRLRVFFFLAWLNKHIPLVKRIKVS; encoded by the coding sequence ATGCCAGTTACATCCGATTCAGACGAAAAATGGGACGTTATCGTCATTGGCGGCGGCCCGGCAGGCTCGACCGCGGCGACGACTTTGGCCCAGGCCGGACGCCGCGTGCTCGTGCTGGAGAAGGCGAAATTTCCCCGCTTCCATGTCGGCGAATCGCTCCTGCCCTACAACCGCCGCATCTTCGAGGATCTCGGTGTCTGGGAGAAAATCGCCGCCGCTGGTTTCACCAAAAAACGCGCCGCGCAATTCGTCATGGGCAACGGAACGCGCCGCAACCGGCTGGATTTTTCCAAGGGCTCATTCACGAAATATCCCGAGGCCGTGCAGGTCGAGCGCGCGAAGTTCGACGACATCCTTCTGCACCATTCGCGCGAGGCCGGAGCTGTCGTCCGCGAGGAAAGTATCGTGCTCGAGCATCGCGTGGAAAAGGACCGTGTCGTCATCCGCTACCGCAGCGCCGATGCCATTGAGCACGAGGTCACCGCGCCTTATCTGATCGACGCCAGCGGCCTGACTAACTTTACCGCCAATCGCGAGTCGCTGCGTGAGTACTATGCAACTCACAAAAAGCTCGCCATCTTCAGTCATTTCGCCGGCCTCGACATGCCGGACGGCGAGGAAGCGGGCGACATTCTTATCGTGCGCCGCGAGGCCTCCTGGTGCTGGCTGATTCCACTGGCTCCTAACAAAACCAGCGTCGGCCTCGTGATCGATGCCGCCGACTTCAAGGCGCTCGGAAAAACGCCGCAGGAAGTCTTCGACGACGCGGTCGCCAGTACCCCGGCCGTCGAGAGGCATTTCAAAAATGCGGAAATGCTGGAACCGCTCCACGTCATCACGGATTTTTCCTACAAAAACGAAACGCTCGTCTCGCCGCGCGTGGTGCGCGTGGGCGATTCCTCGGGCTTCATCGATCCGATGTTTTCCAGCGGAGTTTTGCTGGCCATGACCAGCGCCCAGCAAGGTGCGCGGGCCGTGAATTCCGCACTCAAAACGGGTCAGGCACTCACCTCCGAAATGAAGCGTTACGAAAAGGACAATCGCAAGCGCATCGCGATCTACTGGGAGTTCATCGAGAACTTCTACAAGCTCCATTTCGCCCAGATATTTTTCCAGCCTTACAATCGCTGGCGGATGGTTTGCTCCATCAACGCCGTACTGGCTGGCTGCACCGATTTATCGTTCGCAGTCTGGTGGCGGCTGCGCGTTTTTTTCTTCCTCGCCTGGCTGAACAAACACATCCCGCTCGTGAAGCGGATCAAGGTTAGCTAG